GTTCGCATTGTCTTCTGACTTTATTAGATACGTTTGTAAACTTTCTTCATGTTTACAGGAAGAAAGCATAACTGTAATACATAAAATTGTGAATGTTAATATTTTTTTCATAGTATACTTTATTTTACATTTAAATTGATAAAAAACATAGCCTAATTAAAGGCTATGCTTTGTTTTTTAAAAAAATCTAGAAAATTATTCAGATCTTTTTTGATAATCATTAGCAATCTTAGATAACTCATTCATATTAATTTCCCCTGTTAAAGAAATAATTGTAGATGACGGTAAATTAATCTTATCACCTTTGATTCTTTCGTTTTTATTTAAATCTTTTACAAACATTAGTACTTCACTAACTATGTCTTTGTTTTTGGTAGACTTAATATAGATCTTTACTCTAGACCCTTTATCTTTGACTCTCATTAATTGGGTTAAGCTAGAATTCTTAATCGCTTTATTCACCATTTTTTCCATATCAGCCGCGATTGAAGCATTCTCAGTTGAAAACACTTTCAACTCTTGAAGTCCTTTTGCAGTGTTAAAAAATTCCATTTCTTCAGATTGAGCATCTGGAAATTTACGAATAAGATCAAATAAATCTTTAGTTACAACAACTACAGATACATCTTCTAAATCTTCTAACTTATCAAATATAGATGATTGGCTAAATCCTATGTTAGATACAAAAGCTAATGCTAATAATATGATTAATTTTTTCATGATATTTACTTTTTTGACTTGGTTTTACTTTGTTTACTTTCGAATTTTAATTATTTAACTTTTTTATAGCTGTCTTTACAGCTTTATCATAAGTGTCTAACTTTGCGATAGCTTCTGTTCCTTTTTTATAATTACTAGATACAGAATACAACGCATCGTTACCTTTATTTAAGTTGTATGAAACCATTTTTAACGCCTTTTTTACTTCGGCTATCTGCATTTCGGTTTTACGTTTTTCAATAATATCATACCCCATATAAACACTTATCAACAAAGCGAATGATGCTGCTACTGATAACCATTTAAAGTTCTTACGTTTCTGTTTCTCAGGCTTTAACTTAATGGTCTTGGTAAATGTCTCGTTCTGGCTTTGTTTAAAATACCCAAACAACATTGCATACTCTTCAAGATGTACTGGTATTACTTCTGTTGAAGTAAAATAATCTCTTAAAGCAGTTTCTTCTTGAAGTGTTGTTTCTGCATTTAAGTATTTTTCTAATAACTTTTCTATGTTAGCTAACTCCATAGTTATGTTTTTTAATTAATGCTTCTCTTATGGTTTTACGAGCTCTTGATAATGCTACCCTAACTGCGGTTGGTTTCATATTTACCATTTCGCAAATTTCGTCAAAATCATATTGTTCAATGTCTCTTAATTGAATAATAATTTTTTGTTGTTCTGGTAGATTTTCAATGAGCTTGTGTACTTGGTTTACACTGTCTTTATATTCTATTTTCTTATCTAGCGTTGTATCTTTTTCTTTGTAATTACTATGAACCAATGTTAAATTACTTGCTTGTTTCGATTTTAATCGATCAAAACAATAGTTCTTTGTCATAGTCATAGCAAAAGCTTCAACATTTCTGTAATCAGCTAATTTTTCTTTATTTCTCCATAATTTAAAGTAAAGTTCTTGTGTAGCATCTTCAGCTTCTTCTGTAGATACAAGCAAACGTTTGGCTAAACGAAAAACTTTATCTTTAAATGGTAATACAACTTTTAAAAAGTCTG
This genomic stretch from Tenacibaculum jejuense harbors:
- a CDS encoding DUF4252 domain-containing protein codes for the protein MKKLIILLALAFVSNIGFSQSSIFDKLEDLEDVSVVVVTKDLFDLIRKFPDAQSEEMEFFNTAKGLQELKVFSTENASIAADMEKMVNKAIKNSSLTQLMRVKDKGSRVKIYIKSTKNKDIVSEVLMFVKDLNKNERIKGDKINLPSSTIISLTGEINMNELSKIANDYQKRSE
- a CDS encoding RNA polymerase sigma factor, with amino-acid sequence MNQSDFLKVVLPFKDKVFRLAKRLLVSTEEAEDATQELYFKLWRNKEKLADYRNVEAFAMTMTKNYCFDRLKSKQASNLTLVHSNYKEKDTTLDKKIEYKDSVNQVHKLIENLPEQQKIIIQLRDIEQYDFDEICEMVNMKPTAVRVALSRARKTIREALIKKHNYGVS